Proteins found in one Exiguobacterium sp. 9-2 genomic segment:
- a CDS encoding NUDIX domain-containing protein has protein sequence MLHRRKTYTIRPERLEEFTEFFHTYLYPLQVSHGARLVGRWVTEAEDEVIAIWEYRDREHYEQVDRDVRNSALRREAMKKRARLGKNLYIKSYEDFMTSTGTYAPPRAIVSVTAYITNDAGEVLLVRNLHRGDTYEMPGGQVENHESILDAIKREVKEETGIDVTIDGITGIYQNVSSHVLCVCFRGKYVGGELTTQEGETTDVGFFPLTRDSLSEYIKRDHFQLRTLDAMDPHYFPHALYKVRPYELISRYDGNATSSSR, from the coding sequence ATGTTGCATCGCCGGAAGACCTATACGATTCGTCCCGAACGCCTAGAAGAATTTACTGAGTTTTTTCATACCTACCTGTATCCGCTTCAAGTCAGTCATGGTGCCCGTCTCGTTGGTCGCTGGGTGACGGAAGCAGAAGATGAAGTCATTGCTATCTGGGAATACCGCGACCGCGAACATTACGAACAAGTCGATCGTGATGTCCGAAACAGTGCCTTACGCCGTGAAGCGATGAAGAAACGCGCGCGCCTCGGCAAAAACCTCTATATCAAATCCTATGAAGATTTCATGACGTCGACTGGTACGTACGCTCCCCCTCGCGCGATCGTCAGCGTGACCGCGTACATCACAAACGATGCCGGTGAAGTCCTGCTCGTTCGCAACCTCCACCGGGGTGATACGTATGAGATGCCGGGTGGACAAGTCGAAAATCATGAGTCGATTCTTGACGCGATCAAACGAGAAGTCAAAGAAGAAACCGGGATTGATGTCACAATCGATGGAATTACCGGTATCTATCAAAACGTCTCAAGTCATGTCCTTTGTGTCTGTTTCCGCGGAAAATACGTCGGTGGTGAACTTACGACACAAGAAGGCGAAACGACGGATGTCGGCTTCTTCCCACTGACACGTGACTCGCTGAGTGAATACATCAAACGGGATCATTTCCAGTTGCGGACGCTTGATGCAATGGATCCGCACTACTTCCCGCATGCCTTATATAAAGTCAGACCGTATGAGCTGATCAGCCGGTATGACGGTAATGCAACGTCATCTTCACGATAA
- a CDS encoding DedA family protein, which yields MDVMALVRLAGGIMFTPLSDDVLMMGFAALRLREGMYPVVIWLTAWPIFFIAFTWFYLLARFFREIPLVKRWMKSRFLERAKAIIKRRGLWAIGLSFFLPGVRHPIHYVAGLLGYPLPRYLAMTFLAAGVYTGLWTFIIIRIGEAVTWSELWNWLQVNPGVIGSIIMILIGAAVIGIVHHHRQKESLKEESSM from the coding sequence ATGGATGTCATGGCACTCGTCCGCCTAGCTGGCGGAATCATGTTTACCCCATTGTCGGACGATGTCTTAATGATGGGTTTTGCAGCACTGCGTTTAAGAGAAGGAATGTATCCGGTCGTCATCTGGTTGACGGCATGGCCGATTTTCTTTATCGCTTTTACATGGTTTTATCTGCTTGCCCGGTTCTTTCGAGAAATTCCACTCGTCAAACGCTGGATGAAGTCCCGTTTCTTAGAACGAGCAAAAGCAATTATCAAACGACGCGGGTTATGGGCAATTGGACTATCATTTTTCTTACCCGGCGTCAGACATCCGATTCATTATGTCGCTGGACTTCTCGGTTATCCGTTACCGCGTTATTTAGCGATGACGTTCTTAGCAGCAGGCGTCTATACGGGACTGTGGACATTCATCATCATTCGAATCGGAGAAGCTGTGACCTGGTCGGAACTGTGGAACTGGCTACAGGTGAATCCTGGCGTCATCGGATCAATCATCATGATCCTTATTGGAGCAGCAGTCATCGGGATCGTCCATCATCATCGTCAAAAGGAATCGTTGAAAGAAGAGTCCTCGATGTAA
- a CDS encoding PepSY-associated TM helix domain-containing protein, giving the protein MNLIQTEETVKKAPTSSAYRTIWRWHFYAGIIFAPFLVMLAVTGSIYLFKPQIENVLYQSYYDVTPKADRITATEQINRVKAKYPDTFVTSYRPGESDNRSSEVNISSPKMSATVFVNPYSGKIIGTLPDGDRIMNKIEEIHGELMAGTTGDRIVELVACWAIVLIVTGLFLWFPRKQKGLSGVLFPRLRQGKKLFRRDLHAVPAFWITAGMLFLILTGLPWSGFWGTNFQSLVTNQGLGYPPSIWGGEAPKSTLQTKDIAEVPWAAETLDVPRSKVEGAVPASIDDIVAIGKQQGMDPSFKISIPSDPSGVYTLSAFPAKAQDEATIHLDQYSGAVLADYRYDNYGVVGKIVATGITLHKGTEFGWFNQLISLLICLGIILVAVSGFYLWLKRKPSKGMGAPKGPKAFMLKGFLAVLVVLGIVFPLVGLSLLVVWLLDFFVIRRIPSVRRFFNA; this is encoded by the coding sequence ATGAATCTCATACAGACGGAAGAGACGGTCAAAAAAGCACCGACTTCTTCTGCTTATCGGACGATTTGGCGATGGCACTTTTATGCTGGTATCATTTTTGCACCGTTCCTAGTCATGCTTGCTGTGACAGGATCGATTTATTTATTTAAGCCACAAATCGAAAACGTCCTGTATCAATCATATTATGACGTTACACCAAAAGCAGATCGCATCACTGCGACGGAACAAATCAATCGCGTTAAAGCGAAGTATCCGGACACGTTCGTCACGTCATACCGACCGGGTGAATCCGACAACCGATCAAGTGAAGTGAATATCTCGTCACCTAAAATGTCGGCGACGGTCTTCGTCAATCCGTATTCCGGTAAGATCATTGGAACATTACCGGATGGTGACCGGATCATGAACAAAATCGAAGAGATCCACGGAGAGCTGATGGCAGGAACGACAGGCGACCGGATTGTCGAACTTGTTGCGTGTTGGGCGATCGTTCTGATCGTGACAGGATTATTCTTGTGGTTCCCGCGTAAGCAAAAGGGGCTGTCAGGTGTTTTGTTCCCACGTCTTCGTCAAGGCAAGAAGTTATTTCGTCGTGACCTCCACGCCGTTCCGGCATTCTGGATCACAGCAGGAATGTTATTCCTCATCCTGACAGGTCTTCCGTGGTCTGGCTTCTGGGGGACGAACTTCCAGTCACTCGTCACGAACCAAGGTCTTGGTTATCCACCGTCCATCTGGGGTGGGGAAGCACCGAAGTCAACTCTTCAAACGAAGGATATCGCAGAAGTCCCGTGGGCTGCCGAAACACTTGATGTTCCGCGATCGAAAGTCGAAGGAGCCGTCCCAGCTTCGATTGATGACATCGTTGCGATCGGCAAACAACAAGGGATGGACCCAAGCTTTAAGATCAGCATCCCGAGTGATCCGAGTGGAGTCTATACGCTGTCCGCGTTTCCAGCGAAGGCACAGGATGAAGCGACGATTCATCTCGATCAATATTCAGGTGCCGTGCTCGCCGATTACCGCTATGACAACTATGGCGTCGTCGGTAAAATCGTCGCGACCGGAATCACGCTTCACAAAGGAACAGAGTTCGGCTGGTTCAACCAGTTAATCAGTCTGCTGATTTGTCTTGGCATCATTCTTGTTGCAGTCAGCGGTTTCTATCTGTGGTTGAAGCGGAAACCAAGCAAGGGGATGGGGGCGCCGAAAGGACCGAAAGCATTCATGTTGAAAGGATTCCTTGCTGTGCTTGTTGTGCTGGGAATTGTCTTCCCACTTGTCGGACTCTCGTTGCTCGTCGTCTGGTTACTCGATTTCTTCGTCATTCGTCGTATTCCGAGTGTAAGGAGGTTCTTCAATGCGTAA
- a CDS encoding FixH family protein: MRKSMQTFVLGGLLVTTTSLAGCAVDSDAAEQYAVVHPLSIKMNIPKDVQPDAKKKQTFEATVWREAKPAQKVDYVHFEIWKADGTVRYSMEPAEETKPGVYTIAKTLPKSGLYYVKAHASREGAMIMPTRQFIVGKLSAQDLKILQGGAKPAGGSSGHHH, encoded by the coding sequence ATGCGTAAATCGATGCAAACATTCGTGCTTGGTGGACTGCTCGTCACGACGACGAGTCTTGCCGGCTGCGCCGTTGATTCTGATGCGGCGGAGCAGTACGCAGTCGTTCATCCGTTATCGATCAAAATGAATATCCCAAAAGACGTACAACCGGACGCAAAGAAAAAGCAAACGTTCGAAGCGACGGTTTGGCGTGAAGCGAAACCGGCTCAAAAAGTCGACTATGTCCACTTCGAAATCTGGAAAGCAGACGGAACAGTCCGCTATAGTATGGAACCGGCAGAAGAGACGAAGCCGGGTGTCTACACGATTGCGAAGACATTACCGAAATCCGGCTTGTATTATGTCAAAGCGCATGCGAGCAGGGAAGGTGCGATGATCATGCCGACACGGCAATTCATCGTCGGAAAACTGTCGGCGCAGGATTTAAAAATCTTACAAGGTGGAGCAAAACCAGCTGGCGGAAGTAGTGGTCACCATCACTAA